The following coding sequences lie in one Eubacterium ventriosum genomic window:
- a CDS encoding glycosyltransferase family A protein, giving the protein MSDITILTPTYNREKLLHKLYKSLCNQKDKEFEWIVVDDGSSDNTDEYIETIQKKADFPIRYYKKNNGGKHTALNYGCQYVKTKLVFIVDSDDTLTDDAILTIQETYEKYKDEGDLCGFSFLRGKSNGGYLSTSGVPEDGMRESYVECRINRKIGGDMAEVWYTHCLKEYPFPEFKDEKFLGEDIVWIQMSKTYKMRFFNKVIYISDYLEEGLTNNRRRHNINSPNGCVARAKVFLESDSNIKAKVKSALQYQIYGRFAKKKIHYLFKNTKNKVLFIVSFLPAKIIYVKWKKTFEISGVTQT; this is encoded by the coding sequence ATGAGTGATATTACAATTCTAACACCTACTTATAATAGAGAGAAGCTTCTGCACAAACTGTACAAGTCCTTATGTAATCAGAAAGATAAAGAGTTTGAGTGGATTGTTGTTGACGATGGAAGCAGTGACAATACAGACGAGTATATTGAGACAATACAGAAGAAAGCAGATTTTCCCATTAGGTATTATAAAAAAAATAATGGGGGGAAGCACACGGCTCTTAATTATGGATGCCAATATGTTAAAACTAAATTGGTGTTTATTGTTGATAGTGATGACACACTAACAGATGATGCAATTTTAACTATTCAAGAAACATATGAAAAATATAAAGATGAAGGTGATCTTTGTGGCTTTAGTTTTTTGAGAGGAAAATCAAATGGTGGTTATTTGAGCACATCAGGAGTGCCAGAAGATGGAATGAGGGAGTCATATGTTGAGTGTAGAATTAATAGGAAAATCGGTGGAGATATGGCTGAAGTTTGGTATACTCATTGCTTGAAAGAATATCCATTTCCGGAATTTAAAGATGAGAAATTTTTAGGAGAAGATATTGTTTGGATACAGATGTCTAAGACGTATAAGATGAGATTCTTTAATAAAGTTATTTATATTTCGGATTATCTTGAAGAAGGATTAACTAATAATCGAAGAAGACACAACATAAACTCTCCGAATGGATGTGTAGCAAGAGCAAAAGTGTTTTTGGAATCAGACTCTAATATTAAAGCAAAGGTTAAATCTGCATTACAATATCAAATTTATGGAAGATTTGCAAAGAAAAAAATACATTATTTGTTTAAAAATACAAAGAATAAGGTTTTATTTATTGTTTCTTTCTTACCAGCAAAGATTATATATGTAAAATGGAAAAAAACATTTGAAATTAGTGGTGTTACACAAACTTAA
- a CDS encoding polysaccharide pyruvyl transferase family protein: MKKIGILTFHGADNLGAVLQAYALCEFINKEINFRTEIIDYECEEVEKTRYVQGGNFVKKIPLALYYRIKRHSFDRFRKKNLMLSSNKYKKENIKKCNTMYSTFVAGSDQIWNIGCSGNDTTYFLDFVEQEKRKISYAASMGTTEMEKEKVDELKNYLNSFDAISVREASSIKKLDLPKDTSILPDPVFLLTLEQWRRVATKRKLKKRYVFVYLIQEDVNVLKSAKKYAKENECDIIINKKSVEFILNNAPDHFLWWIENAEAVFTNSFHGTAFSIIFEKLLGADIILKNGKHNNRIEELFDSAGLKECIISEENYVPKKANAKKWLNMQRKKAYEFLKENI, from the coding sequence ATGAAGAAAATTGGAATATTAACTTTTCATGGCGCAGATAATTTAGGTGCAGTTTTGCAAGCATATGCACTATGTGAGTTTATAAATAAAGAAATTAATTTTAGAACGGAAATAATTGATTATGAATGTGAAGAAGTAGAGAAAACTAGATATGTACAAGGTGGAAATTTTGTGAAAAAAATCCCACTAGCATTATATTATAGGATAAAACGTCATAGCTTTGACCGTTTTAGGAAAAAAAATTTAATGTTATCTAGTAATAAATATAAAAAAGAAAATATAAAAAAGTGTAATACAATGTATTCAACATTCGTAGCGGGAAGTGATCAGATTTGGAATATTGGATGTTCTGGCAATGATACCACTTATTTTTTGGATTTTGTTGAACAAGAAAAAAGAAAAATATCATATGCGGCTAGTATGGGGACTACAGAAATGGAAAAAGAAAAAGTAGATGAATTAAAGAATTATTTAAATAGTTTTGATGCAATTTCTGTAAGAGAAGCATCATCTATAAAAAAATTAGATTTGCCTAAAGATACTTCGATACTGCCAGATCCGGTTTTTTTATTGACATTGGAACAGTGGAGAAGGGTTGCTACTAAAAGAAAATTAAAAAAAAGATATGTCTTTGTTTATTTGATTCAAGAGGATGTAAATGTGCTTAAGTCTGCAAAAAAGTATGCAAAAGAAAACGAATGTGACATTATAATAAATAAAAAAAGTGTAGAATTTATTTTAAATAATGCGCCAGATCATTTTTTGTGGTGGATTGAAAACGCAGAAGCTGTTTTTACAAATTCATTTCATGGAACAGCTTTTTCTATTATATTTGAAAAGCTACTTGGCGCTGATATAATATTAAAAAATGGAAAACATAATAACCGAATTGAAGAATTGTTTGATTCGGCAGGATTAAAGGAGTGCATTATTTCAGAAGAGAATTATGTACCAAAGAAAGCGAATGCAAAAAAATGGTTAAATATGCAGAGAAAAAAGGCGTATGAATTTTTAAAGGAAAATATATAA
- a CDS encoding coenzyme F420 hydrogenase/dehydrogenase beta subunit N-terminal domain-containing protein, protein MQTFYKFKHCDINVEKNSSSGGAFTMISDRILESGGVVYGCVLNEKFNAIHIRAERTEQRDKMRGSKYIQSNISEAFQQIAVDLANNRKVLFSGTPCQVNAIINYLKIKKICMDNFFLWK, encoded by the coding sequence ATGCAAACTTTTTACAAATTTAAACACTGTGATATAAATGTGGAGAAAAATAGTTCATCAGGAGGAGCTTTTACGATGATTTCAGATAGAATATTAGAATCAGGAGGAGTTGTATATGGCTGTGTTTTAAATGAAAAGTTTAATGCAATACACATTAGAGCAGAAAGAACAGAGCAAAGAGATAAAATGCGAGGCTCTAAGTATATTCAAAGCAATATTAGTGAAGCATTCCAGCAAATTGCTGTGGATTTGGCAAATAATAGAAAAGTCTTATTTTCTGGAACACCATGTCAAGTAAATGCTATTATTAACTATTTAAAAATTAAAAAAATTTGTATGGACAATTTTTTTCTGTGGAAGTAA
- a CDS encoding glycosyltransferase family 32 protein, with protein sequence MEGIPKIIHYCWFGEGKIPNQYQKYIKTWEKTFPEYRICKWDEKNFPMEKYKYAMEALKSGKMAFVSDVARMYALYEYGGIYFDTDVEVIRDFSELLKDHGVVLGTESENKTIGTGFMAFVPHHEICKSMLEYYKTNSYYKQSATMSNTQILAHLLEEKYGIKALEKIQKKGDMIIYPSEYFTAHKGVTSKTRCIHHFGASWLPLDRRVKDKIIKYKNRIIRRIKRKCKNGKKGK encoded by the coding sequence ATGGAAGGAATACCAAAAATAATTCATTATTGTTGGTTTGGTGAGGGGAAAATTCCAAATCAATATCAAAAATATATAAAAACATGGGAAAAAACATTTCCAGAGTATCGTATTTGCAAATGGGACGAGAAAAATTTTCCAATGGAAAAATACAAATATGCGATGGAGGCTCTAAAATCGGGGAAAATGGCTTTTGTGAGTGATGTTGCAAGAATGTATGCATTGTATGAATATGGTGGAATATATTTTGACACTGATGTTGAAGTTATAAGAGATTTTTCAGAATTGTTAAAAGATCATGGTGTTGTGCTAGGAACAGAAAGTGAAAATAAAACTATAGGGACTGGATTTATGGCTTTTGTTCCTCACCATGAAATTTGTAAAAGTATGTTAGAGTATTATAAGACAAATAGTTATTATAAGCAGAGTGCAACAATGTCTAATACACAAATTTTAGCACATTTGTTAGAAGAGAAATATGGAATAAAAGCTCTAGAAAAAATACAAAAAAAAGGGGATATGATTATATATCCATCGGAATACTTTACGGCTCATAAAGGAGTAACATCTAAAACACGATGTATTCATCATTTTGGGGCGTCATGGTTACCTTTAGACAGGAGAGTAAAGGATAAAATAATAAAATATAAAAATAGAATTATTAGAAGGATAAAAAGGAAATGTAAAAATGGGAAAAAAGGCAAATAA
- a CDS encoding polysaccharide pyruvyl transferase family protein encodes MGKKANKVGILTFHRANNYGAVLQAYALQTYLETIGVNAEIVDYRSAYLEKAYRGHSLANKDIKKLLRDLSDWPIRYLKNKAFEKYRKQYLNLSKTYLENNVIESNNMYDYFLFGSDQIWNYNLSGKDSNYLGAFVSDKKKLNSYAASFGTYRTREKEYLEMLKRFNKVSVREESGRKFFNEITNRTDTKLVMDPVFLINENKWKSLVNEKKVKRYIFLYTLQGEKTKMKEVAQYLADRTGLKIVEMQAWLRPKPKNFIPRYCDTPIDFLSWISGADYVITDSFHCTAFSIIFKKKFWVKIAECSEISDSRVGNLLHLLHLEERVIGKNLEKWDIDAMPKYEEALDKLKEEINFSKEFVNTIIKGEKIK; translated from the coding sequence ATGGGAAAAAAGGCAAATAAAGTTGGAATTTTAACATTCCATAGAGCTAATAATTACGGAGCAGTTTTGCAAGCTTATGCATTGCAAACATATTTAGAAACTATAGGAGTGAATGCAGAAATAGTGGACTATAGGAGTGCATATTTAGAAAAGGCTTACAGAGGACATTCTTTGGCAAATAAGGATATTAAAAAGTTACTACGTGACCTATCTGATTGGCCAATAAGATATTTAAAAAATAAAGCATTTGAAAAATACAGAAAGCAATATTTGAATTTGAGCAAAACTTACTTAGAAAATAATGTTATTGAATCAAATAATATGTATGATTATTTTTTGTTTGGAAGCGATCAAATTTGGAATTATAATTTGTCAGGAAAAGATAGCAATTATCTAGGGGCGTTTGTTTCAGATAAGAAAAAATTAAATTCATATGCAGCGAGTTTTGGAACATATAGAACAAGAGAAAAAGAATATTTGGAAATGTTAAAACGTTTTAATAAAGTTTCGGTGAGGGAAGAAAGTGGCCGAAAGTTTTTTAATGAGATTACAAATAGAACAGATACAAAATTAGTTATGGATCCTGTTTTTTTAATAAACGAGAATAAATGGAAAAGCTTAGTTAATGAAAAAAAAGTAAAGAGATATATTTTTCTATATACATTACAAGGAGAAAAAACAAAGATGAAGGAGGTTGCTCAGTATCTTGCTGATAGGACAGGATTAAAAATAGTGGAAATGCAAGCTTGGTTAAGACCAAAACCAAAAAATTTTATACCAAGATACTGTGACACTCCTATAGATTTTTTAAGCTGGATAAGTGGAGCTGATTATGTTATTACAGATTCTTTCCATTGTACAGCTTTTTCAATTATATTTAAAAAAAAGTTTTGGGTAAAGATAGCCGAGTGCTCAGAAATAAGTGATAGCAGAGTAGGCAATTTGCTTCATTTATTACATTTAGAAGAAAGAGTTATAGGTAAAAATTTGGAAAAATGGGATATAGATGCTATGCCGAAATATGAAGAAGCACTAGATAAACTAAAGGAAGAAATAAATTTTTCTAAAGAGTTTGTTAATACAATAATAAAAGGGGAGAAAATTAAGTGA
- a CDS encoding O-antigen ligase family protein encodes MKSRLTLNNLIAGLQTFFICMTLYAGEKGIMGYAGEKLILAIVFSLIGVFLNKKRVKINRRFKALIVMTCLMAVVITYSYFHSYCPEVTFPYWLRFIFVVLFSCICFDVDYVLKLCEYLQKIGVFIAVIYIVTWPVMGRDAGIYMDYQYTAQVVSFSTAFTVTKLFSKDCNVFRELINLMILILTILITGKRMLFVIPLILVIIIAIMSKDNQKYKKFFILLVIAIIGIGTISLTMPSALNAINRLLDSSGDTSLNSRVYFWEYAMMLWSRNKIFGIGFACFPRHIATAGVNLAKYHYINAWAAHNIYYQMLAEIGIVGTVVFCSVFVLGIVYTIYIYKKIKSLNNTQYSRVVLVSLYCQLWFIIYGFTGNPLYLAGQFFIEIFGLILISSIRNKLVKTNVGYIIRDINKNEN; translated from the coding sequence GTGAAATCACGATTAACTTTAAATAATTTAATAGCAGGATTACAAACTTTTTTTATTTGTATGACTTTATATGCAGGAGAAAAAGGCATTATGGGATATGCAGGAGAAAAATTAATCCTTGCTATTGTATTTTCACTTATAGGTGTATTTTTGAATAAAAAAAGAGTCAAAATAAATAGAAGATTTAAAGCATTAATAGTTATGACGTGTCTGATGGCTGTAGTAATTACCTATAGCTATTTTCATAGTTATTGTCCAGAAGTAACGTTTCCATATTGGTTGAGATTTATATTTGTTGTACTTTTTTCTTGTATATGTTTTGATGTTGACTATGTTTTGAAATTGTGTGAATATTTACAGAAAATTGGAGTATTTATTGCAGTGATATATATTGTGACATGGCCAGTTATGGGACGTGATGCGGGAATATATATGGATTACCAGTATACAGCTCAGGTTGTATCATTTTCTACAGCTTTTACAGTCACGAAATTATTTAGTAAAGATTGTAATGTTTTTAGAGAATTGATTAATTTAATGATTTTAATTTTGACAATATTAATTACAGGGAAAAGAATGCTATTTGTAATACCTCTTATTTTAGTGATTATTATTGCAATCATGTCAAAGGATAACCAAAAATATAAAAAATTTTTTATATTATTGGTTATAGCAATTATAGGAATTGGAACAATAAGTTTGACAATGCCGTCTGCTTTAAATGCAATTAACCGTTTGCTGGACTCAAGTGGAGATACAAGTTTAAATTCTCGTGTGTATTTTTGGGAATATGCAATGATGTTATGGTCAAGAAATAAAATATTTGGAATAGGATTTGCTTGCTTTCCAAGACATATAGCAACAGCAGGTGTAAATTTAGCAAAATATCATTATATAAATGCATGGGCAGCACATAACATATATTACCAAATGTTGGCAGAGATAGGTATAGTTGGAACTGTCGTCTTTTGTAGTGTATTTGTTTTGGGAATAGTTTATACAATTTATATTTATAAAAAAATTAAGTCTTTGAACAATACACAATACAGTAGAGTGGTTTTAGTTTCGTTATATTGTCAATTATGGTTTATTATATACGGCTTTACAGGGAATCCTCTTTACTTGGCAGGACAATTTTTTATAGAAATATTTGGATTGATCCTTATAAGTAGTATTCGAAATAAACTGGTCAAGACGAATGTTGGATATATAATAAGAGATATAAATAAGAATGAAAATTAA
- a CDS encoding lipopolysaccharide biosynthesis protein: MKKSKAKKNVVVGFTGQLIILLLGMVFPRVILKNYGSDANGLISTITQIFSYMALLEAGIRQAAKNELFKCIAKKDEEQISVVATTAKRYFQRVTVLYGIGVIILSVMAPVFVVSNLDKEVIFFAAFFEGVAGVLSFYFVQTPSSILSAFGEDYVNTTVEVFNKGISYLVRIGLATVGASLFLLQFSYCIITIAKVIFYVTYFRRKYKWINFKAGSGKEKLRDRNAYVINELAWTIFSSTDNIILSTFVSTKMASVYVIYNMIFSALNTLLNAVYTSINYLLGQAFHENIKKYEILHDNFTSIFLGGMTILMSIAYILILPFISIYTKGVSDINYIYASLPVFFCLIRIFSWSRYVTGNLTGLAGYAKQTSYISILEAFMNIFISIVLVQKMGIMGVLIGSTIALPVKVIYCAYISDKKVMNRSCKKTIVIYGLNYLFFFSIVFASRFIKLRINTFYDLIFWGVIITVVIGIAGGTINMIANPNLLKWLTNSYLRKKSENKSSYKL; this comes from the coding sequence ATGAAAAAATCTAAAGCAAAAAAAAATGTTGTAGTCGGCTTTACGGGACAATTAATTATATTGCTTTTGGGTATGGTTTTTCCAAGAGTTATCTTAAAAAATTATGGCTCAGATGCAAATGGTCTTATAAGTACGATAACACAAATTTTTTCATATATGGCACTTCTTGAAGCGGGAATAAGACAAGCAGCAAAAAATGAATTATTCAAATGCATTGCAAAAAAAGATGAAGAACAAATATCTGTGGTTGCGACAACTGCAAAGCGATATTTTCAGAGAGTGACAGTGTTATATGGAATAGGGGTAATAATTCTTTCTGTAATGGCACCTGTTTTTGTAGTTAGTAATTTAGATAAAGAGGTGATTTTTTTTGCAGCGTTCTTTGAGGGAGTGGCAGGTGTATTGTCATTCTACTTTGTTCAAACTCCATCATCGATTTTATCTGCATTTGGAGAGGATTATGTAAATACAACGGTTGAAGTATTTAATAAAGGTATAAGTTATTTGGTTAGAATAGGCCTTGCAACAGTAGGAGCGAGTTTGTTTCTATTACAATTTTCTTATTGCATTATAACTATTGCAAAAGTAATATTTTATGTTACATATTTTAGACGAAAATATAAATGGATAAATTTTAAAGCGGGAAGTGGAAAGGAAAAATTAAGAGATCGTAATGCATATGTTATTAATGAATTAGCATGGACAATATTTTCTTCAACTGATAACATAATACTTTCTACATTTGTAAGTACTAAAATGGCAAGTGTGTATGTTATATATAATATGATATTTAGTGCTTTGAACACATTACTAAATGCAGTATATACAAGTATAAATTATTTGCTGGGACAGGCATTTCATGAGAATATAAAGAAATATGAAATACTTCATGACAATTTTACTTCAATATTTTTGGGAGGAATGACAATTTTAATGTCTATAGCATATATATTAATTTTGCCATTTATAAGCATATATACAAAAGGGGTGTCAGATATTAATTATATATATGCGTCATTGCCGGTATTTTTTTGCCTGATTAGAATTTTTTCATGGAGCAGATATGTAACAGGAAATCTAACTGGTTTGGCGGGGTATGCGAAACAAACAAGTTATATTTCTATTTTAGAAGCGTTTATGAATATTTTTATATCGATTGTACTTGTACAAAAAATGGGAATTATGGGAGTCTTAATTGGCTCAACAATAGCATTACCTGTTAAAGTTATATATTGTGCATACATATCTGATAAAAAAGTTATGAATAGATCTTGTAAAAAAACGATAGTTATTTATGGATTAAATTATCTGTTTTTTTTCTCAATTGTATTTGCTTCTAGATTCATAAAATTAAGAATAAATACATTTTATGATTTGATTTTTTGGGGAGTAATTATTACAGTTGTGATTGGCATAGCGGGGGGGACAATAAATATGATAGCAAATCCAAATCTTTTAAAGTGGTTAACAAATTCATACCTAAGGAAAAAAAGTGAGAATAAAAGTTCATACAAATTGTAG
- a CDS encoding Coenzyme F420 hydrogenase/dehydrogenase, beta subunit C-terminal domain, with amino-acid sequence MPNTVNTRVYAGRIKEKKIVMKSSSGGAFTAISDYFIERGDAVIAAVYEYDNYNLNYKIIQSKSDRDKAIGSKYMQSRMGNIYNEAYYWLKQNVDKKILFVGMGCQADGFRKFCEMKKIRDRVYIVDIVCHGMPSAKLWKEYAEYIENKYNGKIKYLTFKDKRNGWKNPSALVEIEGKEIMIKDYVNVFYSGCALRPYCYKCKYATIVRKTDLTIGDFWHIEETIPEFFEPEGTSLFLIHTEYGVELFNHIKQRLFYKKSDIKQCWQYNLERPTEKPKDREKFWNDYRRGGIFLIVKKYGLNSLFAKIKYRINKISRK; translated from the coding sequence ATGCCAAATACGGTTAACACAAGAGTATATGCGGGAAGAATCAAAGAAAAGAAGATAGTGATGAAAAGCTCATCAGGAGGAGCTTTTACAGCAATATCGGATTACTTTATAGAAAGAGGAGATGCAGTTATAGCTGCGGTATATGAGTATGATAATTACAATTTAAATTATAAAATAATTCAAAGCAAAAGTGATAGAGACAAAGCTATAGGATCGAAATATATGCAGAGTCGAATGGGAAATATATATAATGAGGCTTACTATTGGTTGAAACAAAATGTAGACAAAAAGATTTTATTTGTTGGAATGGGATGTCAAGCAGATGGATTTAGAAAGTTTTGTGAAATGAAAAAAATTCGTGACAGAGTATATATCGTAGATATTGTTTGTCATGGAATGCCTAGTGCAAAACTTTGGAAAGAGTATGCAGAATATATTGAAAATAAATATAACGGGAAGATTAAATATCTTACATTTAAAGATAAAAGAAATGGGTGGAAAAATCCGAGTGCATTAGTTGAAATAGAAGGAAAAGAGATTATGATAAAAGACTATGTGAATGTTTTTTATAGCGGATGTGCATTGCGTCCATATTGTTATAAATGCAAATATGCAACTATTGTAAGAAAAACTGATTTGACAATAGGTGACTTTTGGCATATTGAGGAGACAATTCCAGAATTTTTTGAACCAGAGGGAACTTCATTGTTTTTGATTCATACAGAATATGGAGTTGAATTATTTAATCATATAAAGCAACGTTTATTTTACAAAAAAAGTGATATTAAGCAGTGCTGGCAATATAATCTAGAAAGACCAACTGAAAAACCAAAGGATAGAGAAAAATTTTGGAACGATTATAGGAGAGGTGGGATTTTTCTTATCGTTAAAAAATATGGATTAAATTCACTTTTTGCAAAAATAAAGTATAGGATAAATAAAATTTCAAGAAAATAG
- a CDS encoding 4Fe-4S dicluster domain-containing protein encodes MKKKPILYNRKEECCGCMACYAVCPKKAIDIVIDEEGFEYPLINCEKCVGCGICLKVCPIKS; translated from the coding sequence ATGAAAAAAAAACCAATATTATATAATAGGAAGGAAGAATGTTGTGGATGTATGGCTTGTTATGCGGTGTGCCCAAAGAAAGCAATTGATATAGTGATTGATGAAGAAGGGTTTGAATATCCTTTAATTAATTGTGAAAAATGCGTTGGGTGTGGTATCTGCTTAAAGGTCTGCCCAATTAAATCATAA
- a CDS encoding VanZ family protein, protein MDKANEIITKIIKEVLTALYQPFGAAVLMAFVSMFVFLYAKEHGWKKGSLIKNIFGIWFKNFKESSTFRRAFLLVFYSTMILFRTILNRDIWFNPLDYIMGGWGLHNSDGTLSTEPIENCMLFIPFAVLLLWAFKDDILGSDVRLGKVLWKSTVVVGIFSFGIEFSQLLFHLGTFQISDLVYNTLGGTVGGAVYYVIYRIRHKGE, encoded by the coding sequence ATGGATAAGGCAAATGAAATAATCACTAAAATCATAAAAGAAGTGCTTACAGCACTTTATCAGCCTTTTGGTGCGGCAGTGCTAATGGCTTTTGTTTCTATGTTTGTTTTTCTTTATGCAAAGGAACACGGCTGGAAGAAGGGAAGCCTGATTAAAAACATTTTTGGAATATGGTTTAAAAATTTTAAGGAAAGCTCTACATTTAGAAGGGCTTTTCTTTTAGTGTTTTATTCTACAATGATTCTTTTTAGAACTATTCTGAATAGAGATATTTGGTTTAATCCGTTAGATTATATTATGGGGGGATGGGGGCTTCATAATTCTGATGGGACCTTGTCTACGGAGCCTATTGAGAATTGCATGCTTTTTATACCTTTTGCTGTGCTTTTGCTTTGGGCATTTAAGGACGATATTCTTGGAAGCGATGTAAGGCTTGGAAAGGTTCTATGGAAGTCCACCGTTGTAGTTGGAATTTTTTCTTTTGGAATCGAATTTTCGCAGTTGTTGTTCCATCTTGGTACGTTCCAAATATCGGATTTGGTGTACAACACGCTGGGCGGAACCGTTGGTGGCGCGGTGTACTATGTGATATATAGGATTAGGCACAAAGGGGAATGA
- the rfbB gene encoding dTDP-glucose 4,6-dehydratase, producing the protein MNIIVTGGAGFIGSNFVFHMLNTYPDYRIICVDKLTYAGNLSTLEPVMDNPNFRFCKIDICDRDAIYGLFEEEHPDMVVNFAAESHVDRSIENPEVFLNTNILGTAVLMDACRKYGIKRYHQVSTDEVYGDLPLDRPDLFFTEETPIHTSSPYSSSKAGADLLVLAYHRTYGLPVTISRCSNNYGPYHFPEKLIPLMIANALNDKPLPVYGKGENVRDWLYVEDHCRAIDLIIHKGRVGEVYNVGGHNEMKNIDIVKIICKELGKPESLITYVADRKGHDMRYAIDPTKIHNELGWLPETKFVDGIKKTIKWYLDNKEWWETIISGEYQNYYEKMYGNR; encoded by the coding sequence ATGAACATTATCGTAACCGGTGGAGCCGGATTTATCGGAAGTAACTTTGTATTTCATATGTTGAATACATATCCTGATTATAGAATTATTTGTGTGGACAAGCTCACTTACGCAGGTAACTTATCCACTCTTGAACCAGTTATGGACAATCCTAATTTCCGTTTTTGCAAAATCGACATTTGCGACAGAGATGCAATTTACGGACTTTTCGAGGAAGAACATCCTGACATGGTTGTTAACTTTGCGGCAGAAAGTCATGTAGACCGTTCAATAGAGAACCCGGAAGTGTTCCTTAACACTAATATTCTTGGTACTGCAGTTCTTATGGATGCCTGCAGAAAGTATGGTATTAAGCGTTATCATCAGGTATCTACTGACGAAGTTTATGGCGACCTTCCTCTTGACAGACCTGACTTGTTCTTTACAGAGGAAACACCAATTCATACAAGCAGTCCTTACAGTTCGTCAAAGGCAGGGGCTGACCTTTTGGTTCTTGCATATCACAGAACTTACGGACTTCCTGTTACAATCAGTAGATGTTCTAATAACTATGGACCATATCACTTCCCAGAGAAGTTGATTCCCCTTATGATTGCCAATGCATTAAATGACAAGCCACTTCCTGTATATGGCAAGGGCGAAAATGTTCGTGACTGGTTATATGTTGAAGATCATTGTCGCGCAATTGACTTGATTATTCACAAGGGAAGAGTTGGCGAAGTTTACAATGTTGGTGGTCACAACGAAATGAAGAACATTGACATTGTTAAGATTATCTGTAAGGAATTAGGCAAGCCTGAAAGCCTTATTACATACGTAGCTGACAGAAAGGGACACGATATGCGTTACGCAATCGATCCTACTAAGATTCACAACGAACTTGGCTGGTTGCCGGAAACTAAGTTTGTTGACGGTATTAAGAAGACTATCAAATGGTATCTTGACAATAAAGAATGGTGGGAAACTATTATTTCGGGAGAATACCAGAATTATTATGAAAAGATGTATGGTAACAGATAG
- a CDS encoding VanZ family protein produces MDKANDIITNIIKEVLTALYQPFGAAVLMAFVSMFVFLYAREHGWKKGSLIKNIFGTWFRNFKESSTFRRAFLLVFYSTMILFRTILNRDIWFDPLGDVMGKWGLHNADGTLCTEPIENFMLFMPFAVLLLWAFKDEILGSDVRLGKVLWKSTVAVGIFSFGIEFSQLLFHLGTFQISDLVYNTLGGTVGGTVYYVIYRVRHKGE; encoded by the coding sequence ATGGACAAAGCAAATGATATTATTACTAACATTATAAAAGAGGTGCTTACTGCACTTTATCAACCTTTTGGCGCAGCAGTGCTAATGGCTTTTGTTTCTATGTTTGTTTTTCTTTACGCAAGGGAACACGGCTGGAAGAAGGGAAGCCTGATTAAAAATATTTTTGGAACATGGTTTAGAAATTTTAAGGAAAGCTCTACATTTAGAAGGGCTTTCCTTTTGGTGTTTTATTCTACTATGATTCTTTTTAGAACGATTTTGAATAGAGATATTTGGTTTGATCCGTTAGGCGATGTTATGGGAAAATGGGGGCTTCATAATGCTGATGGCACTTTGTGTACGGAGCCTATTGAGAATTTTATGCTTTTTATGCCTTTTGCGGTGCTTTTGCTTTGGGCGTTTAAGGATGAGATTCTTGGAAGTGATGTAAGACTTGGAAAAGTTCTATGGAAGTCTACCGTGGCAGTTGGAATTTTTTCTTTTGGAATTGAGTTTTCACAGCTACTGTTCCACCTTGGCACGTTCCAAATATCGGATTTGGTGTACAACACGCTGGGCGGAACCGTTGGCGGCACGGTGTACTATGTGATATATAGGGTTAGACATAAAGGGGAATAA